A stretch of the Bacillus licheniformis DSM 13 = ATCC 14580 genome encodes the following:
- the speE gene encoding spermidine synthase, producing the protein MSGLWYTEKQTKNFGITMKINRTLHTEQTDFQKLEMAETEEFGNMLFLDGMVMTSEKDEFVYHEMVAHVPLFTHPNPEHVLVVGGGDGGVIREILKHPSVKKATLVDIDGKVIEYSKKFLPSIAGKLDDPRVEVKVDDGFMHIAQSENEYDVIMVDSTEPVGPAVNLFTKGFYAGIAKALKEDGIFVAQTDNPWFTPELITNVQRDVKEIFPITKLYLANIPTYPSGLWTFTIGSKKYDPLEVEDSRFFDIETKYYTKEIHKAAFVLPKFVSDLIK; encoded by the coding sequence TTGAGCGGACTTTGGTATACAGAGAAGCAAACGAAAAATTTCGGTATTACAATGAAAATCAACAGGACTTTACATACAGAGCAGACAGATTTTCAAAAGCTCGAAATGGCCGAGACTGAAGAATTCGGCAACATGCTGTTTTTGGACGGCATGGTCATGACATCTGAAAAAGATGAATTTGTCTACCACGAAATGGTGGCGCACGTGCCCCTGTTTACGCATCCGAATCCTGAGCATGTGCTTGTGGTCGGCGGCGGAGACGGCGGCGTTATCCGTGAAATTTTGAAGCATCCGAGCGTGAAAAAAGCGACGCTTGTCGATATTGACGGCAAGGTGATCGAATATTCCAAGAAATTCTTGCCTTCCATTGCAGGCAAACTTGACGATCCGCGCGTCGAAGTAAAAGTCGATGACGGCTTCATGCACATTGCCCAATCTGAAAATGAGTACGATGTCATCATGGTGGATTCAACCGAGCCAGTAGGGCCTGCTGTCAACTTGTTTACAAAAGGCTTTTACGCCGGCATAGCAAAAGCGCTAAAGGAAGACGGCATTTTCGTTGCTCAGACGGACAACCCTTGGTTTACACCTGAACTGATCACAAACGTTCAGCGCGATGTAAAAGAGATCTTCCCGATTACAAAGCTGTATTTGGCCAACATTCCGACATATCCAAGCGGATTGTGGACGTTTACGATCGGTTCGAAAAAATACGATCCTCTTGAAGTGGAGGACAGCCGCTTCTTTGATATTGAGACGAAATACTACACAAAAGAAATTCATAAAGCGGCATTCGTCCTTCCGAAATTCGTCAGCGATTTAATCAAATAA
- the argS gene encoding arginine--tRNA ligase, translating to MNIVEQMKDVLKQEIKEAVMKAGLAEESEIPEVVLEVPKDKSHGDYSTNMAMQLARIAKKAPRNIAEEIVASFDKGKASIDKLDIAGPGFINFYMNNQYLTKLIPAVLEAGEAYGETNIGGGERVQVEFVSANPTGNLHLGHARGAAVGDSLCNVLEKAGYEVSREYYINDAGNQINNLALSVEARYFQALGKDKPMPEDGYHGEDIKEIGQKLADEFGDRFVHEEESERLAFFREYGLKYELGKLREDLENFRVPFDVWYSETSLYQNGKIDQALEALREKGHIYEEDGATWFRSTAFGDDKDRVLIKKDGSYTYLLPDIAYHKDKLDRGFQKLINVWGADHHGYIPRMKAAIEALGYDKETLEVEIIQLVHLYKNGEKMKMSKRTGKAVTMRDLIDEVGLDAVRYFFAMRSADTHMDFDLDLAVSTSNENPVYYAQYAHARICSMLRQGEEKGISFEGNLDLTKIGSEKEYDLLKVIGSFPEAVADAAEKRIPHRITNYIFELASVLHSFYNAEKVLDPADEEKSRARLSLMKATQITLNNALKLIGVSAPEKM from the coding sequence ATGAACATAGTCGAACAAATGAAAGATGTGCTGAAGCAGGAAATTAAGGAAGCTGTCATGAAAGCCGGCCTCGCCGAAGAAAGCGAGATTCCAGAAGTCGTACTGGAAGTTCCGAAAGACAAGTCGCATGGCGACTATTCCACTAATATGGCTATGCAGCTGGCGAGAATCGCCAAAAAAGCGCCGCGGAATATTGCCGAAGAAATCGTCGCATCCTTTGACAAAGGAAAAGCGTCGATCGACAAACTTGATATCGCAGGACCTGGCTTTATCAATTTCTACATGAACAATCAATATTTAACGAAGCTGATTCCGGCTGTGCTTGAAGCAGGAGAGGCCTACGGTGAAACAAATATCGGGGGCGGGGAACGCGTCCAGGTGGAATTCGTCTCAGCAAACCCGACGGGCAACCTGCACCTTGGACATGCCCGCGGAGCCGCTGTCGGAGATTCCCTCTGCAATGTACTTGAAAAAGCGGGGTATGAAGTGAGCCGCGAATATTATATCAACGATGCCGGCAATCAAATCAACAACCTCGCGTTATCCGTCGAAGCCCGTTACTTTCAGGCGCTTGGAAAAGATAAGCCGATGCCTGAAGACGGGTATCACGGCGAAGATATTAAGGAAATCGGCCAAAAGCTCGCCGACGAATTCGGCGATCGTTTTGTTCATGAAGAAGAGAGCGAACGCCTCGCGTTTTTCCGCGAATACGGCTTAAAGTACGAATTGGGCAAACTTCGTGAAGACCTGGAGAATTTCCGTGTCCCATTTGATGTCTGGTACTCTGAGACATCGCTTTACCAAAACGGAAAGATCGATCAGGCGCTCGAAGCCCTTCGCGAAAAAGGGCATATCTATGAAGAAGACGGAGCGACATGGTTCCGCTCGACGGCGTTCGGCGATGACAAAGACCGCGTGCTGATCAAAAAAGACGGATCCTACACGTATCTTCTGCCTGACATCGCTTATCACAAAGACAAGCTTGACCGCGGCTTCCAAAAGCTGATCAATGTATGGGGAGCAGACCATCACGGCTATATCCCGCGCATGAAAGCGGCTATTGAAGCGCTCGGTTATGACAAAGAAACGCTTGAGGTCGAGATCATTCAGCTCGTCCACCTTTACAAAAACGGCGAAAAAATGAAAATGAGCAAAAGAACCGGAAAAGCCGTCACAATGCGCGATCTTATTGATGAGGTCGGCCTTGACGCTGTGCGTTACTTCTTTGCGATGCGCAGCGCCGATACCCATATGGACTTTGACCTTGATCTGGCCGTCTCAACATCTAATGAGAATCCAGTTTACTACGCGCAGTACGCCCATGCGAGAATTTGCAGCATGCTGCGCCAAGGCGAAGAAAAAGGCATTTCTTTTGAAGGGAACCTTGATCTTACGAAGATCGGTTCTGAGAAAGAGTATGATCTGCTTAAAGTGATCGGCTCGTTCCCTGAGGCCGTCGCTGATGCCGCAGAGAAGCGGATTCCGCACCGCATTACAAACTATATTTTTGAATTGGCATCTGTGCTTCACAGCTTTTACAATGCTGAGAAAGTCCTCGATCCGGCAGATGAAGAAAAAAGCCGGGCCCGTTTATCATTGATGAAAGCAACGCAAATCACATTAAATAATGCCCTCAAGCTGATCGGCGTATCAGCGCCTGAAAAAATGTAA
- a CDS encoding transglycosylase domain-containing protein: protein MDIMTDKRVRLTIKTIRAFLFMGALMLIFLSIVVMTVVLAAKWQGAPSIQVPRSTVLYDGSGKQMGETHYGQKRYWVSLKNINPAVIDATLAVEDRNFFRHHGFDYMRMGGALIADLKAMSKVQGASTITQQYARNLYLGHDKTWKRKWNEAFYTIRLEQNYTKKDILEGYLNTIYYGHGAYGIEAASRLYFGKRAKDINTAEAAMLAGIPKGPSVYSPFVNEKKAKERQEMILTMMEKQNKLTEMQAAALKKMPLRFEKQDKQTTEKTAPYFYDEAVKEISRLLRLTPEQAETGGYNVFTTLNPRLQKIAEDTIEHTIDSSSDIQAGFAAINPSDGSVLALVGGRDYEKSPFNRVTQAMRQPGSTMKPFLYYSAVQNGFTPATRMRSAETTFELGQGSAYSPSNYHGYYADGPITLLQALALSDNIYAVKTHLFLGMDKLIDAAKQFGINSPLQKVPSLALGTSPVKPIEMVNGYAMFANGGKKIEPSFITKITDPNGKVLYEKPKRSKQILDPKAAFITANMMSGMFDKSLNGYTSVTGRTIADQLTRRYAGKSGTTSTDSWMIGFYPGLASGVWTGYDKERTIDAVAEKNYAKQIWAEFMEKALEDAPAAALMPPEGVKGMYIDPATGYAAAPSCPSKYFAYFIKGTEPEQVCYGKEIYKEQNAGHEKPAAPPHKRQKWWEKWFKKGE, encoded by the coding sequence ATGGACATAATGACGGACAAGCGGGTCCGTTTAACCATCAAGACGATACGCGCATTTTTGTTCATGGGAGCATTGATGCTGATCTTCCTTTCAATCGTTGTCATGACGGTGGTCTTGGCGGCCAAATGGCAAGGCGCTCCTTCGATTCAGGTGCCGAGGTCTACCGTGCTGTATGACGGAAGCGGAAAGCAAATGGGGGAAACGCATTACGGGCAAAAGCGGTACTGGGTTTCGCTGAAGAACATCAATCCCGCAGTCATCGATGCCACGCTTGCCGTTGAAGACCGGAACTTTTTCCGGCACCACGGCTTTGACTATATGAGGATGGGCGGCGCCCTCATTGCCGATTTAAAGGCGATGTCCAAAGTTCAGGGAGCCAGCACCATCACCCAGCAATATGCGAGAAACCTCTACCTCGGCCACGATAAAACATGGAAAAGAAAGTGGAATGAAGCTTTTTATACGATAAGGCTTGAACAAAACTACACAAAGAAAGATATTTTGGAAGGCTATTTAAATACGATTTATTACGGGCATGGAGCATACGGAATCGAAGCGGCTTCCCGGCTGTATTTTGGCAAGCGGGCCAAAGATATCAATACGGCGGAGGCTGCAATGCTTGCCGGCATTCCAAAGGGTCCTTCAGTTTATTCGCCCTTTGTCAATGAAAAAAAAGCGAAAGAACGCCAGGAAATGATCCTGACAATGATGGAGAAACAAAACAAGCTGACGGAAATGCAGGCGGCAGCACTGAAAAAAATGCCGCTCCGCTTTGAAAAACAGGATAAGCAAACAACCGAAAAAACCGCTCCGTACTTTTATGACGAAGCTGTTAAAGAAATTTCGCGATTGCTGCGTTTGACGCCGGAGCAAGCGGAAACAGGCGGCTACAACGTATTCACCACGCTCAACCCGCGTCTCCAAAAAATTGCCGAGGATACGATCGAACACACGATAGATTCGTCATCCGACATTCAGGCGGGATTTGCAGCGATCAACCCGTCCGACGGCAGCGTTCTCGCGCTTGTCGGAGGACGCGACTACGAAAAAAGCCCTTTTAACCGCGTAACGCAGGCTATGCGGCAGCCCGGCTCCACCATGAAGCCTTTCCTTTATTATTCGGCGGTTCAAAACGGCTTTACACCGGCCACCCGAATGAGGAGCGCGGAAACGACATTTGAGCTCGGGCAAGGCAGCGCTTATTCCCCGAGCAACTATCACGGCTATTATGCAGACGGTCCGATCACGCTTCTGCAGGCACTGGCTTTGTCCGATAACATTTACGCCGTGAAAACCCACCTTTTCCTCGGCATGGACAAACTGATTGATGCCGCAAAGCAATTCGGCATCAACAGCCCGCTGCAAAAAGTGCCGTCGCTTGCGCTCGGAACATCCCCTGTGAAGCCGATTGAAATGGTGAACGGATACGCCATGTTTGCCAACGGCGGGAAAAAAATCGAACCTTCCTTTATTACGAAAATTACCGATCCGAACGGGAAGGTTCTTTATGAAAAACCGAAGCGGAGCAAACAAATCCTTGACCCAAAAGCGGCTTTTATCACGGCGAACATGATGAGCGGGATGTTCGACAAATCACTCAACGGCTATACATCTGTTACCGGCCGGACGATCGCAGATCAGCTGACGCGCCGATACGCCGGAAAATCGGGAACGACCAGCACCGACAGCTGGATGATCGGCTTTTATCCCGGTCTTGCTTCAGGCGTGTGGACGGGATATGACAAAGAGCGGACAATCGATGCCGTCGCAGAGAAAAACTATGCCAAACAAATTTGGGCTGAGTTTATGGAAAAAGCGCTTGAAGACGCGCCCGCCGCAGCTTTAATGCCGCCTGAAGGCGTGAAAGGGATGTACATCGACCCGGCTACAGGTTATGCGGCGGCGCCCAGCTGCCCGTCCAAATATTTCGCTTATTTTATCAAAGGTACTGAACCCGAGCAGGTTTGCTATGGAAAGGAAATCTATAAGGAGCAAAACGCCGGG
- the cls gene encoding cardiolipin synthase: MIMVCFLILLLALDFHFGRKAFEKKAYEPVFSEKKSDIELIHNGEDLCERLLDDIRQAESSVHVMFYIVKNDDISLEFLKVLKDKAKSGVCVRLLIDRIGAMKVKKKTLSGLKQSGVHVFFANKPGFPYFFYRLNARNHRKIAVIDGKIGYVGGFNIAKEYLGKKAEFGPWKDYHLRMTGEGVADLQHIFISDFKREAPQAKPANSVFPPLQQGAVTHTTHATKGFSLEEKYISFIEQAKERIMICTPYYIPSPALQQAVLSARERGVIVSVLVPMKPDHPLVKEAAYTHFPALLKAGCYIYRYYRGFYHAKALIVDDRHVMIGTSNFDNRSLFLNDEVNVVIHDKDWTKQFFDVVKESIEHAELLTKERYAKRPVMQRPVEWLAKSISFFL; the protein is encoded by the coding sequence ATGATTATGGTATGTTTTCTCATCCTGCTTCTTGCGCTCGATTTCCATTTTGGCCGCAAAGCCTTTGAGAAGAAAGCCTACGAGCCCGTTTTTTCAGAGAAGAAAAGCGATATTGAACTGATTCATAATGGAGAAGACTTGTGTGAGCGGCTGCTGGATGACATCCGCCAGGCCGAATCGTCGGTGCATGTCATGTTTTATATTGTGAAGAACGATGACATCAGCCTTGAATTTTTGAAGGTGCTGAAGGATAAAGCGAAATCCGGCGTATGCGTACGATTGCTGATCGACCGGATCGGCGCGATGAAGGTGAAGAAAAAAACGCTCTCCGGCCTGAAACAAAGCGGTGTGCACGTTTTTTTCGCCAACAAGCCGGGCTTCCCCTATTTCTTTTACCGGCTGAATGCGAGGAATCATCGAAAAATCGCCGTCATAGACGGAAAGATCGGCTATGTGGGCGGATTTAACATCGCGAAAGAATACCTTGGTAAAAAAGCGGAATTCGGACCGTGGAAGGATTACCATTTGCGAATGACGGGAGAAGGCGTTGCCGACTTGCAGCACATTTTTATATCGGACTTCAAAAGAGAAGCGCCGCAGGCAAAGCCGGCCAACAGCGTATTTCCGCCGCTGCAGCAAGGAGCTGTCACCCATACAACCCATGCGACAAAGGGATTTTCTCTAGAGGAAAAATACATTTCATTTATCGAACAGGCAAAAGAAAGAATCATGATTTGCACGCCGTACTATATTCCGAGCCCGGCTTTGCAGCAGGCTGTTCTCTCAGCCAGGGAAAGGGGCGTGATCGTGTCGGTTCTCGTGCCGATGAAACCCGATCATCCGCTTGTCAAAGAGGCCGCCTACACGCACTTTCCAGCCCTTTTAAAAGCGGGCTGCTATATTTACCGGTACTACAGAGGCTTTTATCATGCAAAAGCATTAATCGTCGATGACCGGCATGTGATGATCGGAACATCGAATTTTGACAACAGGAGCCTGTTTCTCAATGATGAAGTGAATGTCGTCATCCATGATAAAGACTGGACAAAGCAATTCTTCGACGTCGTCAAGGAAAGCATTGAACACGCCGAGCTTCTGACAAAGGAGCGGTATGCGAAGCGGCCGGTGATGCAGCGGCCCGTCGAATGGCTGGCGAAATCGATTTCATTCTTTTTATAA
- the speB gene encoding agmatinase — translation MRFDEAYSGKVFIASRPDWEEADAILYGMPMDWTVSYRPGSRFGPARIREVSIGLEEYSPYLDRELEEVHFFDAGDIPLPFGNPQKSLDMIEEYVDSILDKGKFPLGMGGEHLVSWPVIKAMYKKYPDLAIIHMDAHTDLRVDYEGEPLSHSTPIRKAAELIGPGNVYSFGIRSGMKEEFEWAKENGMHISKFEVLEPLKAVLPKLAGRPVYVTIDIDVLDPAHAPGTGTVDAGGITSKELLASIHEIARSDVNVVGGDLVEVAPVYDHSEQTANTASKLIREMLLGWVK, via the coding sequence ATGAGATTTGATGAAGCATATTCCGGCAAGGTGTTTATCGCAAGCCGCCCCGATTGGGAAGAGGCGGACGCCATCCTTTACGGCATGCCGATGGATTGGACGGTCAGCTACCGTCCCGGCTCCCGCTTCGGTCCGGCGAGAATCCGCGAGGTGTCCATCGGACTTGAAGAATACAGCCCTTATTTGGACAGGGAGCTGGAAGAGGTTCATTTCTTTGACGCCGGCGACATCCCGCTGCCTTTCGGGAACCCGCAGAAGAGCCTCGACATGATTGAAGAATATGTCGACAGCATTTTAGATAAAGGAAAATTCCCGCTCGGTATGGGGGGAGAGCATCTCGTTTCATGGCCGGTCATTAAAGCGATGTACAAAAAATATCCCGATCTTGCCATCATCCATATGGATGCGCACACAGATCTCCGCGTCGACTATGAAGGAGAGCCGCTCTCGCATTCGACGCCGATCCGTAAAGCCGCGGAACTGATCGGACCCGGCAATGTCTATTCATTCGGCATCCGCTCCGGCATGAAAGAAGAATTTGAATGGGCAAAAGAAAACGGCATGCACATTTCTAAATTTGAAGTGCTTGAGCCGCTTAAAGCCGTCCTGCCGAAACTCGCGGGGCGTCCGGTTTATGTGACGATCGACATCGATGTCTTAGATCCCGCGCATGCGCCGGGAACCGGTACGGTTGACGCCGGAGGCATCACATCCAAAGAGCTGCTCGCTTCGATTCACGAAATCGCCCGCTCAGACGTCAATGTCGTTGGAGGAGACCTTGTCGAAGTCGCTCCTGTCTATGACCATTCGGAACAAACCGCAAATACGGCAAGCAAGCTGATTCGCGAAATGCTGCTCGGCTGGGTGAAATAA
- a CDS encoding DUF1934 domain-containing protein yields the protein MDQETPVHIYVKSVIREGSDTETIEFRTTGFYYMKKDKIYLSYHEEHDAGKVKTIVKASENEVLVMRSGAIEMKQRFRPGSRTVTHYKMPFGRLELGVDTKAVSVTHQPPDGKISIEYDMIVSDEQKHLHKMSISYRGGHES from the coding sequence ATGGATCAGGAGACACCCGTTCATATCTATGTGAAATCTGTTATCCGGGAAGGATCGGACACGGAGACGATCGAGTTCCGGACAACTGGATTTTATTATATGAAAAAAGATAAAATATATCTTTCTTATCATGAAGAGCATGATGCTGGAAAGGTGAAGACGATCGTCAAGGCAAGTGAAAACGAAGTTCTGGTCATGCGTTCCGGCGCCATCGAAATGAAACAGCGCTTCAGGCCGGGCAGCCGCACCGTCACTCATTATAAAATGCCATTCGGCAGACTCGAGCTCGGCGTGGATACTAAAGCTGTATCAGTCACACATCAGCCGCCGGACGGAAAGATCAGCATTGAGTACGATATGATTGTAAGCGATGAACAAAAGCATTTACATAAGATGTCGATTTCGTATAGAGGAGGACACGAGTCATGA